TTTGAAAGTAGAAAGTAATAAATCTTGATTGCACTCATACTTTCACAGTTTTTCTACATACCGCACAGCAGGAAGCTGCCAAAACTAAACCTACTCTTGCCTATTCGGCGTAATAGCAGCCATTCAAGATATTTGAGGCCTTGACAACACACTGTTACATCAAATCCAATTTTGAATGTTCTCAACAATTCCAGCCTCAGTCCAACCATCCTCCTCGAAATTTCGGTGGCATTGTTCCAATTCAACGCTTGACTGCCAAGTAATCTCAACCCAGAAGATGGTTTTGCAATTCCATATTTTTACCTGGTCTTTCTCCCCATCTGCCTCAGCTTTTCTCTTGCAGATATTCAAAGGTACACTGATCTATCTCTATGCAGTCGTTAACTGTTGAAAATTGTAATCTAACCCAGCTCTGTTGCTTGCAATCTCTAGAATCTCTGAGTAAATTCCATGAATATAGGATTCGTTCAACAATGGATATATGCGCATTGTCATTGATATACTGCTAGGGAGTAGCACAACACAAGTTTGAATGTTTGATGATAACAAAGGGCCATAGAAGATCAATATATCAGAAGTTTTTTTTAAAGTTACTATGCTGCTAGAGTCACTATGGACTGTGTATATTTGAATAAATAAGATTAGATCATTAGATATTGTAACTGGTAACAAACTTGCAGGAATGCACAATACTTTGCTTGTCACATTCAAGCTGCATCAGCAATGATGCTATACACTTTGTCAAGCTGTTCTGGTTACATTCGTTCATATATGTCTTGACTTATTTAGTCCTACCAGTATTCTGTTGAAATGTATACATATTGGAATCCCACCTTAATCTAATTCTCACATCATTTTCGTTTATAAGAAATAAAAAAAATCTAATTCTCACATCTACTACATGCAACAGCACTTTGCTCGGCATACTTTTCTTCCTTGGAGTAATGTCCTCAATTATGTCTTTTCCAATCTATCCCTGATGAAAATGAAAAAGTATTAGAATATTATTGACAAATGGTTGTAGTTTTTTCATGCAGCTAATATAAATTTTTGGTTTTTGTTGGTTTAGGAATCTGAATATGAACTTATATATAAGCAATATGATGTTAAAGGAGAGAACATTTCATCAGACAGTTGCTCAAACATATGGAGTTTCAAGGGAAGAAGCAAAGCATTATCTGCCTCTACTTTGTGATCCTTTGCCTCCTGGGTGACATTTTTGCTCAAAGTAGCAAAGAATTAAGGAAGTATGATAATAATCCACCTACTGCGAAAGTGGTTCCTGTTGGTGTGATTCTGGATATGCAATCAAGGGAGGGAAAGATTGTGCACAGTTGTATTTCGACTGCTTTGTTAGATTTTTATCATCTGCATAGTAATTACAGCACAAGAGTAGTACTCCACAGTAGAGACTCTAGTGGAAAACGTCTACATGCTTTATCAGCTGGTAAGCTATTCTTTTTTACGGGATGTTCTAAAAAGTTTACTTTGTAGAGTGCTATGTTTTTTAATTGCATCTTCCTCAGTAGCTCATTGGAATTTGGCTAGTGTATGGCAATACAAATTAGATATATTTATCATCAACTTAAGATATTAGCTAACATCTGTTTTATGTATACTTCATGTATTATTCTGTCTTTATTTTATGCCAAGGCAAAACCAATTATATTGTCAAATGCTCTTTCCCAGAATATGGGAGATGAAAAGAATTTTTTGTAATTTGCTTGTGCTTGTTTAGCTATAGACATGATTGCAAGCTTTTTTCCCTGTTTATAATTACCAGGAATCACAAATTAGCTCTGAACAAATCCTTATCAGCCAAATTTCTACGTAATGCAGCTCTTGATCTTGTGAATACCATCAAAGTGGAAGCAATAATTGGAGCACAAACAAGAATGGAAGCAAACCTATTAGCGGATTTGGGAGAAGACGTTGAAATCCCTGTATTGTCTTTGTCTCAACCTAGTCTAGCTCGTCCTCTAACCGACCGAAATCCCTTTTTTGTTGCGGTCACCCAGGATGAATCTGTGCAGGTTGCAGGGATCACTGCCCTTACTGAAATGTTCATCTGGAGAGATGTTATCCTTCTATATGAGAGGACAGAACATGCAGGTGACTTAATTCCATCGTTGATCAATTCCTTCCAAGAGAAAAAATTCAATATTGTATTTACAAGTACAATTTCTTCCTCCTCAACAACTGAACAAATCATTGAAGAGCTTCAAAAGCTAAAGGCATTGGAGACTACAGTATTTATGGTACATATCTCACATTTTCTTGTGCCTCGGCTTTTCATGAATGCAAAGAAGCTAGGAATGATGAGTGAAGGGTATGCTTGGGTTCTGACATCAACAAGCTTGAATTTCTTGAATTCTATGAAATCTTCTGTGATTGAGTCAATGCAGGGAGTGTTGGGGTTGAAGTCACATATTCCTACTTCAAGGAGCCTCCAAAATCTTACTTCTAGATTGAGGAGAAAATTTTATATCGAGGCGTCCCATATGGAAGTACAGGAATTAAGTGCTGATGAAATCTGGGCATATGATGCAACTTGGGTGCTAGCAGAAGCAGTTGAGAGATCATGGATTAAAGTTTCTACAAGACTAAACCAAAAGGATTACAAAGATACTGAGTCCTTTAAGCTTGGAGGTGTGCTTCTTGAAGAGATACTGCAAAGTAGAATTAAAGGGGTAAGTGGTGAAATTCAGTATTCAGAGCAGAAGCTAATTGCAGGCAAACTTGACATAGTGAATGTGATAGGAAAGGGGGAGAGAAGGGTTGGATTTTTGACCTTTGAAGAAGAAAAAACAAAAGAATCACAGCCCCTTAAAAACAAAAGAAAATTACTTTCCACTAGTGATCTGGAAGCAGTCATATGGCCTGGAGGATCATCAACCATTCCGAAAGGTACGAAGAAGAAATTGATTGAAACAAAATTAAGAGTTGGTGTTCCTCCAAGGAGAGGGTTCAAGGAACTTGTGCATGTGAAACATGACCTCCAAACCAATAAAACATATATCACAGGCTTCTGTATAGATGTGTTTGAAACTGCAATAAGAGGATTGCCGTATAACGTACAATATGAGTTTATTCCCTTTCAGGATGCTAATGGACATTTGGCTGGGACATACAATGATCTTGTTTACCAGGTTTATCTCCAGGTATGCTGAATTTTGATCATAAATTTTATGATTGTGATGATACGATATATGAATAAAAAAAACCCTCCTCATACATTACACACATTGTACACTCTTTAGTATAAAGTTTATTTTCTACATTTGTCAGTTATTCTCATTATATGTGGATGTTTGTAATATAATTAAAACACCCTTTTCCTGTTGTACTCATTGGGGTGTTGTTAACTACGTGATATTTTCTTCCTGCTGTACTTATTGGGGTGTTGTTGATGACCAGAAATACGATGTTGTTGTTGGAGATACGACGATCATATCAAACAGATCGCTGTATGTTGATTTCACAGTACCATATTCTGACTTAGGTGTTGGAATGCTAGTAGCAAATGAAAAGGAAAACATGTGGATTTTCTTAAGACCTTTTTCAGCAGACCTTTGGATGACAAGTGCTGCTTTCTTTATCTTAACTGGTTTAGTTGTGTGGGTAATTGAGCGTCCTACAAACAAAGAATTCCAGGGCACACCATCACAGCAAATTGGAACAATATTTTGGTTCTCCTTTTCAACCCTTGTGTATGCTCATAGTAAGTGCCATTTATATCTCACTTCTAGATTTTATGGAAAAAGTTGTTTTCATCCCCCTTATTTAAATTCTTTGAGATTTTCTGCTAAGCGATTACTCAGTAGTAACTGTTGACAGTTCATCCAATAGTACTTCCCATCATCATAAGTCGATTTTGATAATGAAACACAGATTCATGATTGAATCTAGATATAACAATTTCTTAAAAAAAAAATTTAGGTTTTCAAATAAAATTTATAATTTGTATGAGTTAACAAATTTTGATAAATCTATTTTCATCTGTCAAAATGACTCTGTGTTCATCAGGTCTAAGATGCTCTTGCACTAATATTAAGATTCATACTTATGAATAAAATTCCAGTTAATCATATAATTTATAGCTCAGCTTGAATGAGATGGACTATGATTCAGACAACTATTGTACTATGCATATAACATTTGACGGATTTGAGAGTGAAACTTTTTATGTTGCAGGGGAGAAGTTATTGAACAATTCAGCAAAGTTTGTAGTGGTCATATGGGTTTTTGTAGTTCTTATATTGAATTCTAGTTACACTGCAACTTTAGCATCAATGATGACCGTTAAACAAATAGAATTAAATGCCAGAGGGAACTACATAGGTTACCAGTTTGGTTCATCAGTGGTCACCGCACATGCTGTAGAAAACTTGAATTTCAGAGGGGCTAAACCATATCGTTCAATTGAAGCATATGCTGATGCTTTATCAAGAGGAAGTAAGCATGGTGGTGTTTCTGCTATTGTTGACGAGGTACCATACATTAAGATCTTCCTGGCAAAGTATACTGTGGGCTACTCCATGATTAAGACCGAGTCTACTACCAATGGGTTTGGCTTTGTGAGTAACCTCAATTTTTTCATCCACGCTCTTTTATTCAAATAAATAGATGTTGGAATATCACTGAAACTAGCAAAGAAGCATATTATGTGTGTCTATTTCAATTACTAACAGATTTGCAAGTAAATAATTACTAAAAATATTACGCTTTTATAACCAGAAAAGTATAATAAAGAAAGTTGTCTTTTATAATAATCTGATTCCTAGTTGGTTTTCACCTTTCCGATCCAGGTTTTCCCTAAAGGCTCGAAATTGGCACACGACATGTCAGTGCAAATTGAAAAACTGAGAGAAGAAGGAAAGCTTTTAGAGATGGAAAAGGCCTGGTTTCATTATAATGCAAATCACATGTTTGAGGACACAACAAATCCTCCCAATGCTCTTAATCTCAGCAGCTTTCGTGGTTTATTCCTTGTTAGTGGGGTTTCTTCAGCTTTCGCTCTTTTCTTGTTCACAATTTCCCCACTCAAAAAGAAATGGCAACTTGTGAAGAAATGCAGATATCTTGTTCAGGAAAAGCTGCTTAGTGTAAGGAAATTGCTTTCTAACAAAGTTTCTGACCAAAATGCAGAAAACAATAGTGCATGATGCTTGCTATGAACCTATATAACTAGCTAGATTGATGTTCTGGTAGCATTGAGGCAGTAATCTTGACTGCTGTTTATCAGGATTTAGGATCAACATCATCACTGCATCGCTCCTTATTTACAAAGAGGGCATCCTTTGGGAGCAGTTACAAACCATCTTTGGCTCTCACTATTCACTGACACACAGAATTGCTAGCTATTCTATATTAGCATCTCTCTGAGAGCATAGCTAGCTGATCATGTAATTAGCATGTCCTCTCATCATCTCTTTCACTTCTACAAGTATGAAATTTCAATGCATTCACAAGAGGCAATCGAATTCTACCTCATCAAGTTGTAGAGTTTGAGCCAATTTCATGCCTACATAAGTCGCTTCACTATTGCACTTCAACCAGTCAGGTAGTGGAGCATCCCATCCCCGTCATTGTACCCCTTGGAGATATTTGCTGCAGCAAACACACTTAGCCAACACATAGCTACCATGGAAGCTTCACTTGGATGCTAGCTGCCTATTACTTTCCCATAGCTGGGCATTCTGATTCTTCCAAATAAACCATATAGGTGATATAGCCATTAAGGCCTTGTTAATTGTAACCAATAGCAACCAGTCCTTCAAATCATCTACAACCAATCCTTCAATTAGGGTATAACTAATAAGCACATAGAGATATATTGTAAGTGGCGTTCCGGACATGGGATTAATAGAAATAGGCCGGTAGCAATAGCTGCTGTCACTCTTTGCTCTCTAGGCTCTGCAGTTTTCTATTTTCAATTTTCAATTTTCAATTTCTAGCAGATATCCCCAAGCGCGTCAATATGTCTTATTTCGATTATGAGGAGGATGAAGTATATATATATATATATATATATATATATATATATATATACACTACTTCTAAATGAAGAAAATCCCAACTGATGCACAATAGTGACAATACATACAAAAATATTCCAGCAACACCAAATTACTACTTCCCACAAAAACTGTTGGTTGGTTTACTGTCCCATTCATCAAACTCTATGATGTTTACAGTAGAGTAAAACTTGTGGCTGTTTCAGGTGGCAGAGGCCCGGACCCTGACCTCCTATTAGTTTATGGACCTGCAAGATGCCACATTGGCTTCCCTGCATGGAGAATTCGATATCCTGAGATTGTATTTGTGTGAGTATTCTTAAGACCACCTAAGTTGATGAAAGTTGTTTGTCTAGTTGCATATATCGCTTAGTTTTAAGCCAATCACTAACGACAGTTACTGAATATTTGTGGTGCAGACACATGGTCCAACTATAGTGTACGAGATATGGTTCCCTAGTTTTGTTAGGTAGTGTTGTTGTCCAAGTACTTCTTCTTATATAGTATGTAATGATGATTACATGCTTGAAATGAAATTAAGAAATGAGGAAATGATTCCGCATAAGAGAAATTCGGTGTTTACTTACATAGAAAAATGAGAATGTATGTGGGTCTTATTTTCAAATTATGAATTTATTCTTTAACAACGCAGATTTGAAAACCTAAAAGGATCGGGGCTGCCAAAACATATTTTAATAATAATTCCTTTTAAAAGAGAAAGTAATAAGTCTTTTTTGAAAGTAGAAAGTAATAAATCTTGATTGCACTCATACTTTCACAGGAACCTACTCTTGCCTACTCGGCGTAATAGCACCCATTCAAGATATTTGAGGCCTTGACAACACACTGTTACATCAAAATCCAATTTTGAATGCTCTCAACAATTCCAGCCTCAGTCCAACCAGCCTCCTCGAAATTTCGGTGGCATTGTTCCAATTCAACGCTCGACTGCCAAGTAATCTCAACCCAGAAGATGGTTTTGCAGTTCCATATTTTGACCTGGTCTTTCTCCTCATCTCTCTCAGCTTTTCTCTTGCACATATTCAAAGGTACACTGCTCTATCTCTATGCAGTCGTTAACTGTTGCAAATTGTTATCTGACCCAGCTCTGTTGCTTGCAATCTCTAGAATCTCTGACCTTTTAACAGAGTAAATTCCATGAATATAGGATTCGTTCAACAATGGATATATGCGCATTGTCGTTGACATACTGCAAGGGAGTAGCACAATACAAGTTTGATCATACTAAGTTTGATGATAACAAAGGGCCATAGAAGATCAATATATCAGAAGTTTTTTTTTTTAAAGTTACTATGCTGCTAGAGTCACTATGGACTGTCTATATTTGAATAAATAAGATTAGATCATTAGATATTGTAACTGGTTACAAACTTGCAGGAATGCACAATACTTTGCTTGTCACATTCAAGCTGCATCAGCAATGATGCTATACACTTTGTCAAGCTGTTCAAGTTACATTCGTTCATATATGTCTTGACTTATTTAGTCCTACCAGTATTCTGTTGAAATGTATACATGTTGGAATCCCACCTTAATCTAAGTCTCACATCATTTTGGTTTATAAGAAATTAAAAAAATCTAATTCTCACATCTACTACATGCAACAGCACTTTGCTCGGTCAACCGGCATACTTTTCTTCCCTGGAGTAATGTCCTCAATTATGTGTTTTCCAATCTATCCCTGATGATTAGAATATTATTGACAAATGGCTGTAGTTTTTTCATGCAGCTAATATAAATTTTTGGATTTTGTGGTTTAGGAATCTGAATATGAACTTATATATAAGCAATATGATGTTAAAGGAGAGAACATTTCATCAGACAGTTGCTCAAACATATGGAGTTTCAAGGGAAGAAGCAAAGCATTATCTGCCTCTACTTTGTGACCCTTTGCCTCCTGGGTGACATTTTTGCTCAAAGTAGCAAAGAATTAAGGAAGTATGATAATAATCCACCTACTGCGAAAGTGGTTCCTGTTGGTGTGATTCTGGATATGCAATCAAGGGAGGGAAAGATTGTGCACAGTTGTATTTCGACTGCTTTGTTAGATTTTTATCATCTGCATAGTAATTACAGCACAAGAGTAGTACTCCACAGTAGAGACTCTAGTGGAAAACNNNNNNNNNNNNNNNNNNNNCTCATTGGAATTTGGCTAGTGTATGGCAATACAAATTAGATATATTTATCATCAACTTAAGATATTAGCTAACATCTGTTTTATGTATACTTCATGTATTATTCTGTCTTTATTTTATGCCAAGGCAAAACCAATTATATTGTCAAATGCTCTTTCCCAGAATATGGGAGATGAAAAGAATTTTTATAATTTGCTTGTGCTTGTTTAGCTATAGACATGATTGCAAGCTTTTTTCCCTGTTTATAATTACCAGGAATCACAAATTAGCTCTGAACAAATCCTTATCAGCCAAATTTCTACGTAATGCAGCTCTTGATCTTGTGAATACCATCAAAGTGGAAGCAATAATTGGAGCACAAACAAGAATGGAAGCAAACTAGTCTAGCTCGTCCTCTAACCGACAGAAATCCCTTTTTTGTTGAGGTCACCCAGGATGAAACTGTGCAGGTTGCAGGGATCACTGCTCTTACTGAAATGTTCATCTGGAGAGATGTTATCCTTCTATATGAGAGGACAGAACATGCAGGTGACTTAATTCCATCGTTGATCAATTCCTTCCAAGAGAAAAAAATCAATATTGTATTTACAAGTACAATTTCTGCCTCCTCAGCGACTGAACAAATCATTGAAGAGCTTCAAAAGCTCAAGGCATTGGAGACTACAGTATTTGTGGTACATATCTCACATTTTGTTGTGCCTCGGCTTTTCATGAATG
Above is a window of Fragaria vesca subsp. vesca linkage group LG7, FraVesHawaii_1.0, whole genome shotgun sequence DNA encoding:
- the LOC101298662 gene encoding glutamate receptor 1.4-like, with translation MEFQGKKQSIICLYFVILCLLGDIFAQSSKELRKYDNNPPTAKVVPVGVILDMQSREGKIVHSCISTALLDFYHLHSNYSTRVVLHSRDSSGKRLHALSAALDLVNTIKVEAIIGAQTRMEANLLADLGEDVEIPVLSLSQPSLARPLTDRNPFFVAVTQDESVQVAGITALTEMFIWRDVILLYERTEHAELQKLKALETTVFMVHISHFLVPRLFMNAKKLGMMSEGYAWVLTSTSLNFLNSMKSSVIESMQGVLGLKSHIPTSRSLQNLTSRLRRKFYIEASHMEVQELSADEIWAYDATWVLAEAVERSWIKVSTRLNQKDYKDTESFKLGGVLLEEILQSRIKGVSGEIQYSEQKLIAVIWPGGSSTIPKGTKKKLIETKLRVGVPPRRGFKELVHVKHDLQTNKTYITGFCIDVFETAIRGLPYNVQYEFIPFQDANGHLAGTYNDLVYQVYLQKYDVVVGDTTIISNRSLYVDFTVPYSDLGVGMLVANEKENMWIFLRPFSADLWMTSAAFFILTGLVVWVIERPTNKEFQGTPSQQIGTIFWFSFSTLVYAHREKLLNNSAKFVVVIWVFVVLILNSSYTATLASMMTVKQIELNARGNYIGYQFGSSVVTAHAVENLNFRGAKPYRSIEAYADALSRGSKHGGVSAIVDEVPYIKIFLAKYTVGYSMIKTESTTNGFGFVFPKGSKLAHDMSVQIEKLREEGKLLEMEKAWFHYNANHMFEDTTNPPNALNLSSFRGLFLVSGVSSAFALFLFTISPLKKKWQLVKKCRYLVQEKLLSVRKLLSNKVSDQNAENNSA